AGAGCCacagctgggtggggagggagggctgATGTGAACAAAGCATCCTCAGGGGAGGAGACTTCAGGACAGCTGTTCCCTCCACACAGATCAGCCATAGCAGCAGGCTTGTATGGATACAACGGGGTCTTGGTGGGACTGCTGATGGCTGTCTTCTCTGCTGATGGAGACTACAACTGGTGGCTCCTCCTGCCCGTGGCACTGGTGTCCATGACCTGGTAAGACAGATGGCtcctctgcttctccttccAGCCCCAGAGTCCCCACACATGAGACTGAGCTGTTGCATTTCTATGTAGCCAGCAGTGGAAAGGGAACACAACATATGTACCGTTAGATCTGCGTTGTTATTTACACTTTTAAACTCAGATGAAGtccagaaacaaataaaaatacccACATAATCACAAGCAATCCCagtggggaaaacaaaaatcagtggCTGATCATGTGTAATTCAATGTTCTGAATGTGAGTCATATGGCTGTGATGCATCAATTCATTTCTGTTTcaagaggaaaattattttcactattTCCTACCATCATCAACCACAAGTGCTTCATCTATTTAAGTCACCATATAAAAATGTCATGCAAATTTACTTCCCCAAGTACAGAAGCTATTCAGTGGTCCCAAGACATGATGGTTGACACTAATCAAAACAAACAACTAGCAATATTTTACTCGTATATATGACACCATAATCCACTAGGTATTTGGCCAGCAAAAAATGTTGAAACCTGGTCTTTGACCCCAAAATGTCTAGTTGCAGACTGCTAAAACCACACATGTAATTTGTCTGTCTGAATTTCGTGTGGTGTTACAGTCACTTTAATGTCAGCTTTTACTGCTGATCAACAAGCTTGAGCAAGGGCACAGAGCCACATTCACAGCTCACAGTTCACTCAGACCCAGCATGGGTATCATAGTCTCAGTACACCTCAGGTGCTAAAAAGAAATAGTAAACCCTGAGATTGAGCTGCAGAATAACTCCATTAAAACAGTAGATTCTGTCTCCTTCACGTTTACCAAATTCATCATACATACTAACATAACATGACAGGAATCTGTACATTGATAATTGCCTTTGGAGGGGTAGGAAATTTATGGAGTGACCCTTTCTGTCTCTGATTTGATCAAGGAAATTAAACAGATAGAAAGAGGCAAAGagggtgtttttctttttgtttggtttgggtttttttgtttgttttaaatagatCAAATTTTCTGCAGCTGGGTTTATAGTTGGATGTGGTTCTGGTGTTATTTTTGCCCATCTTAAAAGCTTCTAGTGAGACCATTTTGTTCTTCTTTCAGCCCCATTTTCACCAGTGCTTTAAGTACCGTTTTCTCTAAGTGGGACCTGCCTGTTCTCACCTTGCCTTTCAACTTGGCCTTGACCCTCTACCTGGCTGCTTCAGGACCACACAGCCTCTTCTTCCCTACAACTGTCATTCATCCTGCAGCATCAACACCGAATGTCACCTGGGCAGAGGTTGAAATGACAATGGTAGGATGTCTTAAGGGTGACAGTCCCCTTCACTTACAATTAAAAATACTACAGACACTTATCATCTTCCTTTATAAACTCCTGTGGATTGGGTTGGATGGCACCTTAAATGACCATCTAGTCCCCTCTCCTGCAATagacagggacatcttccactatgCCAGGGTGccgaggccccatccagcctgtccTTGCACACTCCCAGGAATCCAGGAACAGCCACAGCTgttctgggcaccctgtgccagggcctgcccaccctcccagccagcaattccttcccaatatcccatctgtccctgccctctggcagtggaagccattccctgtgtcctgtccctccctgccttgtccccagtccctctgcagctctcctggagccccttgaggccctggcaggggctctgagctctccctggagccttctcttgtGCAggtgaacagccccagctctgccaggctggctccagagcagaggggctccagccctggcagctgctccgtggcctcctctggaatGGCTCCAGCAGGTTCACCTCCTTTGTTACTGTATTATGGTCTGGCAGTACAAAATTTGATTTATAAGAGAATTATTATCCAAAATATAAGAGTTTACTCTAGGAATATACATTTTTGACAGCTTGAAAATGAGAACCTTTTCACGTGCAGTTGGATCGAAGTGTATAGATTAGAATCTTCAAATACTCTCTTTAATCCAATTACCCATTTCTCTTTAATATACTGATCATCTCCCCATAGGTAAGGTTGTGCTGAGAATTCCAGTTAACTCACAggctaattttattttttcagatatAAGCTGTTTATAAAATTACATCTTTCTGATTAGACATGAGCAAGCAGATATTACTGTGTTAGAATGGTTAAAAAGTTAGGTGCAGGTACACattcacatatttttaatttatattcaaGTGGGGACCTTTCCAAAGGAACATTTTATTCTCCTGGATTACACCATAAACAATACAGATACCAGAGTAACTATTTTCTGCTAAGGCTCAGCAGAGTATTTTAAGGGATTCCCAGGGAGTGATTAAGAAAAGGAAGTTAATTGATACTAAATAAAACCCACAAGTGACATTTCTCACTGGTGGCACATACTTTTATGGAGACTGTATACAGAAAAGTGCCTCAAAACCATCTCTAAGCTGTGGTGATcaggctgggctctgtcccACCAGCCCAGCAAGTGTTGCTCATATTTCTAGTGGATCCCAACCATCCCCTAAGTTCACTCTCATGGTCCCTGTGGATATACAAAAATGGTCCAGTCAGCAGCACATGCAAAGAGGAAGGATGATTATACCCTTTCTCAAAATCTTTACCTTTGATCTTAGAGGAAAAACTTGGCAGAGGAGCTCAGGGCAAGGGAACAAGCCATGACTCATTTTCACTGAAGGGAAAACCCTGTCGAAATGCCGTGCTGTCTCCTGAGACCTCTCCAAATGTTCCACTTAAAAAGAAAGACTGCATCCAACAAATGCCAAATATGAGCCTGGCCAAGAAAAATaggtttaaaaacaaacaaacaaaaagttaCAAAGTTGATAACAAATTGTCTTGTTTGGTTTGTTAATTTCTACAGCTTCTGAAATCCATTCCAGTCGGCGTGGGCCAGGTTTATGGTTGTGACAGTCCCTGGACTGGCGGAATTTTCCTGATTGGGTTATTTATCTCCTCTCCACTTATTTGTGTCCACACAGTGATCGGCTCAGCAGTGGGGATGCTGGCAGGTAATGGTTTGTGCCACAAAGTTATATAAAAGCATGGAGAATAAAACAGGTACTACAATAAGTGGAGCAATTAAAGCCACAAGTATTTCACACAATGGAGAATGGCTGCTTGGAAACAAAATCTACTTGAACTTCtgttttaagaatttttttgaTTGGTTTCTTCATTCTCTTACCTTGTTTTATGACAGTAGAATCCTTCAGAAAAAACAAGTGTCTGTTGTGTTAATTTTTACcacaaaatacttaatttttggGTGTGTCCTGGTGGGTTTAGGGGCAGATCAATGGAAGTCATAGCCATCAGCCTGAAAGTGCAGGCCTCAGGGATTCATTTAAGGTACACATGTAGGTTCATTCACCCATACGTGTTCTGCTGGAGCCAAATTGCCAAAGTCAGCTCAGCAGCAACAGGAAAATTCTGCCATGACTCCCTTAGACCCTTAGACCTTAGCAACATGACTACAAACAGCTCCATGTACAAATGCTGGCTAGAACCTTTGAAAATCTGGATTTGTGCCACTTCTCCACCACTTTTATCTCTTTGGCCAAGGAATGACACATTTCTCTGACTTTATTTTCCAGGGCTGAGCTTAGCAAAGCCATTTAACCAAATCTACTCGGGGCTGTGGGGTTACAACAGCTCCCTGTCCTGCGCTGCCATCGGGGGCATGTTCTTGGCTCTCACCTGGCAGACACACCTCCTGGCCATGGCCTGCGGTAGGTACCTGGTGGGTTTTCACCTCCCCTGGAGGTGAGACAGGATGCCTTTGCAGCAGAGGAGGCGAGGAGACAGATGGGCACTCGGGGCAGGCAGATGGGTGTAGGTGAGGCTGACGAGTGGTAGAGCTGTGTGTTGGAGCCACGGCTTTAACTCACTCTGTGCTTTCATTTTTGGCCAAGAGCTGTGTTTAGAGAAAGAGCTGTGATCAGTAGACACACGTGTTAACTGAGGTCTTTGAAATCAAATACTTTGTTTTGAGACATTGTGTTTGATAGCTAATTGCTGGATGAATCATGCGGGGTTTTTTCTAGCCATAGATACCAGCTCAAATTCCTTCTTTGAAGGACATGCCTAATCTTTGGGAAGAGTGGAACTCTACTCTAGTTAGACAGTACACATTCCCCATTCTCCTGAAATGGATTAAAGGCATGAGCTGGGCAACATAGCAGGATTGAAGAATTATTTATAAGGCAATTCCATGTGAAATTTCAATATCAGAGCAAGCTGGGAGTGAAACTATTGCTCATTCAGTGCTCATACAGCTCTGTATGTCACCTTCCGGCCCTGAAGCCAGGACAGATGAGAGTAGGGAAggttattttcttatttaaccCTATCCATCAAGCTACATACTTTGTATGTCAGTGTGTTTTTCAAAAGCTGTGATGCCACACCACATTTTTTGTCACTCcaggttggttggttggttggttggttggttggttggttttgccCCTCTCATAATCTCCAGGCTGGAGAGGACACAGGAAGGTGTTCAGCAGGGTACTGCTCAGACAGGGTCATAATCATTTGTTGAGCTATCCAAGCCAGAAGGAGAGATGTTTGTCATTGCTGTTCTACTCCATGAACAACTGAACTCACCAGGAACTGTCTTCCTTTTCCACAGCACTCTTCAGTGCCTacctgggagcagcagtgacCCACATGTTGTCTGTGGTAAGTAGTTTATCAACTAAGGGCTGATTTCCAATGCTGAATTTCTCTGGCTTGTCAGGCAAAACACCAAGATGTGGAGAAAAATTCAGCCGAAGGCAGAAATGGTCTGGGAGAGGGATTACTATCTGCCCAGGTGGTTGGTGTGATTCCCACTGGAACAGGTGACCTAGAATTATCACTTGCCACTTTCCATCCTCAGTTTGCTTGAACTTCCACAGCGCAGCTCTAGACACTTatgagatcacagaatcatggaatggtttgggttgaaaggtaCCTTAAAACTCATTGAGTTCCACCCCCTGCTATGGGCGGGGaaaccttccactgtcccaggttgctccaagccccacctatttttgaacacttccaggaatagggcagccacagcttctctgagcaacctgggttgccagggcctcaccaccctcacaaggaagaattGCTTGCCCATATCCAATCTAACCCTAAGGGggaaagccattcccccttatTCTGTCTAGGCCCTTGCCCAAAGTGCCTCTCCAGCACTTCTGGACTTGTTTTAGGCACCAGCAGGCTGCCCCTCTTTCAGATATTTACTTCATGCCTGAAGCAATTGGGAAAAGGGCCCTGCATGTGTGCAAAAAAACCATTAGATTCaggttaatttattttctcagttgCTGGAAGTCAGTCAGTACCACAGCCCAGGGAAGAGATTAATGTTTCTGGTATCAGCTCTCCTGTATCATTGTCACCCTCTCCTAACTCATGTCCAAGAAACCTTCCCCATGACAGATGAGGTAAATCTGTCACCAGAGCTGGTAGATGTTGTAGGCTGATGCACAATGTCAAGACATCATAAACCCAGCCTCAGTCAGGAAAGACTCAATGCAAAACCAAGTCTAGACTTCTTCCAGAAATGTTGTTGCAAGGCAGCTGGCTCTGTGTGTTACTCTAATAAAATAAAGACATGTAGTAAATAGGTGGTTTGTTATTATTCTTTGCAGTTTGGGGTGCCATCTGGAACCTGGTCTTTTTGCTTGTCTGCACTGACCTTCCTGCTGATGACCACAAGCAATTCTGCGATCTGCAGGCTGCCGCTCTCCAAAGTCACCTACCCAGAAGCCAACCGAGCTTATTATCTGATGATGAAGAAACATGAGAGGTCTTGCTATGAGGCATAGAGATCTAAGAAGAGAGAAACTCATCAGATCTTAAGGCAAGAGCATGAGGTGTTTGCCCAACAGACTGTGATTTGTGTGCTACAATGTCCAACACCACCACCCTCTGTGTGGACAGACTTTTCCCATCAAATGTGCTTGTTCTATTAACAAGATTTCTATTAGGTaggactgggctgtgctggaagGACTTTTCCCAAGATCAACCTATTATGATTTTAAAGCACACATCTGAAATGACACTTGAATTATAAGCAATGGGAAAATGACTTgcaagctgaaaagaaaaatctctatGAAATTGAAGATGCCGAAATCAcacataaagaaataaagagcaTCTTTCAGCATATAAAAGAACTTTAAATTAATGGCTAAACATCTTATGACAGCAAGACGAGGCATCTTAGAGAGTTTCATTGTACCATAAAATTGAATAAAGAGCACTCCTTGCCAAATAGAAAATAGGTTGTGAAGAATTCTACCTGAAGGACCTCCCAAACCCCGTGGAGAGAGATGTTCATTAGCAATCAACAAACATAAAACAGACttgattttggtgatttttgagTTAATCTCATGATTTCTTTTAATATTCAAATTTGGTAATGGGCTAGCAAAGGAGGGGACATCAAGAAAGTCATTGCTGTCCCTTTCCTATGCAATAAAATGGCTCTGTTCAGTCAATGCACAAAAATAGAACTAAATTGAACTGATCTTCTGGACTTCTCTCCCTCCACTCAGCTCAGGAATATCAAACAGCAAAATGTTGCACTGTCCCAGCTTGCTGCTGAAGCTCAGGAGGCTCAGAGGGAACCTTCTGGCTCTGCGCGACTcttgacaggaggggacagccaggggacaaCTTcaagggagcagggagaggaggagaggaactGGCCTCAaattgtgccaggggaggtttcaATTGGATTGGATTATTGGGGATAATCTCTTCACATAAATGGCTATCAAGCCTAGGAACAAGCTGTTTGGGGCAGCAGTggcatccccatccctggagggttTTAAAGGCCTTGTGGGTGTgacacatggggacatgggacatgggtCAGTGgcaacaattccatgattctgtgaagctgctgctctgccattcCTCTCTGCCCCACAGTGGGAATGGGACATTTGAGGACCCTTCCATTTTGGCAgtccagcagagctctgcaggacacCAGCCATGTGCCACCTCTGCCCAGGCTCCCAGGGTGTGCaggcagggaagagggaagCAGTCCTTGCACTCAGCAGTGTGGGTGACCTCAACAGGCATTGACTCAGCCCCTCAACCTTTCAGCCTGGCTCACTGACATACTCTGTCTCATGTAGAAGCTCATATCTTCACTGAAACTATTCCATGTGCTCAAGTTCTTCAGCTGACAGAGCCTACATGCATTAACGTCACACCAGGAAAAGCAAATCAAAACCTGTTTTCCATGTAGTAGATGAAATAAAATCAAGCATGAGTTTGGTGTTcggaatgggggaaaaaaaacccaaaccaggtATTTTTGCAAAAATCACAAAGGCCTGACTGTAAAACATTTGTGATGAACTGTTGGCAGTATCTTCTGGTGAAGTTTTAGGTTTTCAGATGTTCAACAGGATTTCTGTATGACTGATACTCACTTGTAAAATGTAGCATTTCCATGATTTACTTAATAAATAGCCACATAATGTTCTGTGGAGTTAATTTCTAAAACAAACATACATACTTTTTCGAGTTTGCTTTAAGTTTCTCTCTCTTTATTATCATTAAGTTCTTCCAAAGGTAGGTTACCTCTTAAACAAGTAGTGTAGAAGacactggaaaataaaacttctaAATCAGTGTGTGTAGAATACATAGGAaacttttaaaatctgttaTTTGTGCTTAtcacacaatcacagaatcacaaaattgTTTGGGTTAAAGGGCCCTTATTCTAtcgcccctgccatgggcaggacacCTTCCATTGTCCCAGGTTCTCAagccccatccatcctggccttggacactcccagggatccagggacagccacagctg
Above is a window of Lonchura striata isolate bLonStr1 chromosome Z, bLonStr1.mat, whole genome shotgun sequence DNA encoding:
- the LOC110475041 gene encoding urea transporter 2, whose translation is MVQLLDWVLRGISQVMFVNNPLSGMVILAGLLLQNPWWTLTGCVGTVVSTLTALILGQDRSAIAAGLYGYNGVLVGLLMAVFSADGDYNWWLLLPVALVSMTCPIFTSALSTVFSKWDLPVLTLPFNLALTLYLAASGPHSLFFPTTVIHPAASTPNVTWAEVEMTMLLKSIPVGVGQVYGCDSPWTGGIFLIGLFISSPLICVHTVIGSAVGMLAGLSLAKPFNQIYSGLWGYNSSLSCAAIGGMFLALTWQTHLLAMACALFSAYLGAAVTHMLSVFGVPSGTWSFCLSALTFLLMTTSNSAICRLPLSKVTYPEANRAYYLMMKKHERSCYEA